Proteins encoded in a region of the Streptomyces sp. NBC_00513 genome:
- the recF gene encoding DNA replication/repair protein RecF has protein sequence MHVSHLSLADFRSYARAEVPLGAGVTAFVGPNGQGKTNLVEAIGYLATLGSHRVSSDAPLVRMGAERAVIRAAVTQGERQQLVELELNPGRANRARINRSSQVRPRDVLGIVRTVLFAPEDLALVKGDPGERRRFLDELVTARSPRMAAVRSDYERVLKQRNTLLKSAAMARRHGGRSMDLSTLDVWDQHLARAGAELLAQRLDLISTLLPLADKAYEQLAPGGGPLGLTYKSSAGEAVDSGEARTREALYEVVLAALADVRKQEIERGVTLVGPHRDDVLLRLGELPAKGYASHGESWSYALALRLASYELLRSEGSEPVLILDDVFAELDSRRRERLAELVSPGEQVLVTAAVDDDVPGVLAGTRFGVSGGEVTRL, from the coding sequence ATGCACGTTTCGCATCTCTCACTGGCCGACTTCCGCTCGTACGCCCGGGCCGAGGTTCCCCTCGGTGCGGGCGTCACCGCTTTCGTGGGTCCGAACGGCCAGGGCAAGACCAACCTCGTCGAGGCCATCGGCTACCTGGCCACCCTGGGCAGCCACCGCGTGTCCTCGGACGCCCCGCTGGTGCGGATGGGCGCGGAGCGGGCCGTCATCCGAGCCGCCGTCACCCAGGGCGAACGGCAGCAGCTCGTCGAACTGGAACTGAACCCGGGCCGCGCGAACCGGGCCCGGATCAACCGGTCCTCGCAGGTCAGGCCCCGGGACGTGCTGGGGATCGTACGGACGGTGCTGTTCGCGCCCGAGGACCTGGCGCTGGTCAAGGGCGACCCGGGGGAGCGCCGCCGCTTCCTCGACGAGCTGGTCACCGCCCGCTCGCCCCGCATGGCCGCCGTCCGCTCCGACTACGAACGCGTGCTGAAGCAGCGCAACACCCTGCTCAAGTCGGCGGCCATGGCGCGCCGGCACGGCGGCCGGTCCATGGACCTGTCCACCCTCGACGTGTGGGACCAGCACCTCGCCCGCGCGGGCGCGGAACTCCTGGCCCAACGCCTCGACCTGATCTCCACCCTGCTGCCGCTGGCCGACAAGGCGTACGAGCAGCTCGCGCCCGGCGGCGGACCGCTCGGGTTGACGTACAAGTCCTCGGCCGGCGAGGCGGTGGACAGCGGCGAGGCGCGCACCCGCGAGGCCCTGTACGAGGTCGTCCTGGCGGCGCTCGCCGACGTGCGCAAGCAGGAGATCGAGCGGGGCGTGACCCTGGTGGGGCCGCACCGCGACGACGTGCTGCTGCGGCTCGGCGAGCTGCCGGCGAAGGGCTACGCGAGCCACGGCGAGTCCTGGTCGTACGCGCTGGCGCTGCGCCTGGCCTCGTACGAGCTGCTGCGCTCCGAGGGCAGCGAGCCGGTGCTGATCCTCGACGACGTGTTCGCGGAGCTGGACAGCAGGCGCCGGGAGCGGCTGGCCGAACTGGTGTCCCCCGGGGAACAGGTCCTGGTGACCGCGGCGGTCGACGACGACGTCCCGGGGGTGCTGGCGGGGACGCGGTTCGGGGTGTCCGGCGGTGAGGTGACCCGACTGTGA
- the gnd gene encoding phosphogluconate dehydrogenase (NAD(+)-dependent, decarboxylating), with product MELGLVGLGKMGGNMRERIRRAGHTVIGYDRNPDLADVHSLRELVDSLQAPRVVWVMVPAGAATQSTIDELGELLSPGDVVVDGGNSRWTDDEKHAEELKAKGIGFVDCGVSGGVWGLANGYALMYGGDKDHVAAVQPVFDALKPEGDFGSVHAGKVGAGHFAKMVHNGIEYAMMQAYAEGWELLEAVDSVTDVREVFRSWQEGTVIRSWLLDLAVNALDEDEHLQQLRGFAADSGEGRWTVEAAIDNAVPLPAITASLFARFASRQDDSPQMKMIAALRNQFGGHAVEKV from the coding sequence ATGGAGCTTGGTCTCGTCGGTCTCGGCAAGATGGGCGGCAACATGCGCGAGCGCATCCGCCGCGCAGGCCACACCGTCATCGGATACGACCGCAACCCTGACCTCGCCGATGTCCACAGCCTGCGGGAACTCGTGGACAGCCTGCAGGCCCCCCGCGTGGTGTGGGTGATGGTCCCGGCAGGCGCGGCGACGCAGTCCACCATCGACGAGCTCGGCGAGCTGCTCTCGCCCGGCGACGTCGTCGTGGACGGCGGCAACTCCCGCTGGACCGACGACGAGAAGCACGCCGAGGAGCTGAAGGCCAAGGGCATCGGCTTCGTCGACTGCGGTGTCTCCGGCGGCGTGTGGGGCCTGGCGAACGGCTACGCGCTGATGTACGGCGGCGACAAGGACCACGTCGCCGCGGTCCAGCCGGTGTTCGACGCCCTCAAGCCCGAGGGCGACTTCGGCTCCGTGCACGCGGGCAAGGTCGGCGCCGGCCACTTCGCGAAGATGGTCCACAACGGCATCGAGTACGCCATGATGCAGGCCTACGCCGAGGGCTGGGAGCTGCTGGAGGCAGTGGACTCGGTCACCGACGTCCGCGAGGTGTTCCGGTCCTGGCAGGAAGGAACGGTCATCCGTTCCTGGCTGCTGGACCTCGCCGTGAACGCGCTGGACGAGGACGAGCACCTGCAGCAGCTGCGCGGCTTCGCGGCGGACTCGGGCGAGGGCCGCTGGACGGTCGAGGCGGCCATCGACAACGCCGTGCCGCTGCCCGCGATCACCGCGTCGCTGTTCGCCCGCTTCGCGTCCCGCCAGGACGACTCCCCGCAGATGAAGATGATCGCCGCGCTGCGCAACCAGTTCGGCGGCCACGCGGTCGAGAAGGTCTAG
- the dnaN gene encoding DNA polymerase III subunit beta produces MKIRVERDVLAEAVAWAARSLPARPPVPVLAGLLLKAEEGTLSLSGFDYEVSARVSVEADVEEDGTVLVSGRLLADICRALPNRPVEISTDGVRATVVCGSSRFTLHTLPVEEYPALPQMPTATGTVPGEVFASAAAQVAIAAGRDDTLPVLTGVRIEIEGDRVTLASTDRYRFAVREFLWKPENPDASAVALVPAKTLLDTAKSLTSGDTVTLALSGSGAGEGLIGFEGAGRRTTTRLLEGDLPKYRTLFPTEFNSIAVIETAPFVEAVKRVALVAERNTPVRLSFEQGVLILEAGSSDDAQAVERVDAKLDGDDISIAFNPTFLLDGLSAIDSPVAQLSFTTSTKPALLSGRPAIDAEADEAYKYLIMPVRLSG; encoded by the coding sequence GTGAAGATCCGGGTGGAACGCGACGTACTCGCGGAGGCGGTGGCTTGGGCGGCCCGCAGCCTCCCGGCCCGGCCGCCGGTACCCGTTCTCGCGGGCCTGCTGCTGAAGGCCGAGGAGGGCACCCTGTCGCTCTCCGGCTTCGACTACGAGGTCTCGGCCCGCGTCTCCGTCGAGGCGGACGTCGAGGAGGACGGCACCGTCCTGGTCTCCGGCCGGCTGCTCGCCGACATCTGCCGGGCCCTGCCCAACCGCCCGGTGGAGATTTCCACAGACGGTGTACGGGCGACCGTGGTCTGTGGCTCCTCGCGATTCACACTCCACACCCTGCCTGTGGAGGAGTACCCGGCACTGCCGCAGATGCCGACCGCGACCGGCACCGTGCCCGGCGAGGTCTTCGCCTCCGCCGCGGCCCAGGTCGCCATCGCCGCCGGCCGTGACGACACGCTGCCCGTGCTGACCGGTGTCCGTATCGAGATCGAGGGCGACCGCGTCACCCTGGCCTCCACCGACCGCTACCGCTTCGCGGTCCGCGAGTTCCTCTGGAAGCCGGAGAACCCGGACGCCTCGGCCGTGGCCCTGGTGCCCGCCAAGACGCTCCTGGACACCGCCAAGTCCCTGACCAGCGGCGACACCGTCACCCTGGCCCTTTCGGGATCCGGCGCCGGCGAGGGCCTCATCGGCTTCGAGGGCGCGGGCCGCCGCACCACCACCCGGCTGCTCGAAGGCGACCTCCCGAAGTACCGCACGCTCTTCCCGACGGAGTTCAACTCCATCGCGGTGATCGAGACGGCGCCCTTCGTCGAGGCCGTCAAGCGCGTGGCCCTGGTCGCCGAGCGCAACACCCCGGTCCGCCTCAGCTTCGAGCAGGGCGTGCTGATCCTGGAGGCCGGTTCCTCCGACGACGCACAGGCTGTGGAGCGCGTCGACGCCAAGCTCGACGGCGACGACATCTCGATCGCCTTCAACCCGACCTTCCTGCTGGACGGTCTGAGCGCGATCGACTCGCCCGTCGCGCAGCTCAGCTTCACCACGTCGACCAAGCCGGCGCTGCTCAGCGGCCGCCCGGCGATCGACGCGGAGGCCGACGAGGCCTACAAGTACCTGATCATGCCGGTGCGCCTGTCCGGTTGA
- a CDS encoding ParB/RepB/Spo0J family partition protein codes for MSERRRGLGRGLGALIPAAPQERTPAAGDGSTPQAAGQVLTSERGIAAAKLAALAQADVSRETSEAATSVRVPEQAAPTANEVAGATFAELPMDAIVPNPRQPRDVFDEDALAELVTSIQEVGLLQPVVVRQSAPGRYELIMGERRWRACREAGLDSIPAIIRATDDEKLLLDALLENLHRAQLNPLEEAAAYDQLLKDFNCTHDQLADRIGRSRPQVSNTLRLLRLSASVQRRVAAGVLSAGHARALLSVEDSEVQDKLAHRIVAEGLSVRAVEEIVTLMGSEPSSGVKPKGPRAGARVAPALSELATRLSDRFETRVKVDLGQKKGKITVEFASMEDLERILGTLAPGEGRVLDQGLSGE; via the coding sequence GTGAGTGAGCGACGTAGGGGGCTGGGACGGGGGCTCGGCGCGCTGATTCCCGCAGCTCCGCAGGAGAGGACACCGGCGGCCGGGGACGGCTCGACGCCTCAGGCGGCCGGGCAGGTGTTGACGTCCGAACGCGGTATCGCGGCGGCGAAGCTCGCGGCGCTGGCGCAAGCCGATGTTTCACGTGAAACATCGGAGGCGGCCACGTCGGTGCGGGTGCCGGAGCAGGCGGCGCCGACGGCCAACGAGGTGGCCGGGGCGACGTTCGCGGAGCTTCCGATGGACGCGATCGTGCCGAACCCGCGGCAGCCGCGTGATGTGTTCGACGAGGACGCGTTGGCGGAGCTCGTGACCTCCATCCAGGAGGTGGGCCTGCTCCAGCCGGTGGTGGTGCGGCAGTCCGCGCCGGGTCGCTATGAGCTGATCATGGGCGAGCGGCGTTGGCGTGCGTGCCGGGAGGCCGGACTGGACTCCATCCCGGCGATCATCCGGGCCACGGACGACGAGAAGCTGCTTCTGGACGCGCTCCTGGAGAACCTGCACCGGGCGCAGCTCAATCCCCTGGAGGAGGCGGCCGCGTACGACCAACTGCTCAAGGACTTCAACTGCACGCACGACCAGCTGGCCGACCGGATCGGGCGTTCGCGTCCGCAGGTGTCGAACACGCTGCGACTGCTGAGGCTTTCCGCCTCGGTGCAGCGTCGGGTCGCGGCGGGTGTCCTGTCCGCCGGGCACGCGCGGGCCCTCCTGTCCGTGGAGGACTCCGAGGTCCAGGACAAGCTGGCGCACCGGATCGTCGCCGAGGGGCTGTCGGTGCGCGCGGTCGAGGAGATCGTGACGCTGATGGGCTCGGAGCCGTCGAGCGGTGTGAAGCCGAAGGGTCCTCGGGCCGGAGCCCGGGTGGCGCCGGCGCTGAGTGAGTTGGCGACGCGGCTGTCGGACAGGTTCGAGACCCGGGTGAAGGTGGACCTGGGCCAGAAGAAGGGCAAGATCACCGTCGAGTTCGCCTCGATGGAGGATCTGGAGCGGATTCTGGGGACCCTCGCACCGGGCGAGGGTCGGGTGCTCGACCAGGGTCTCTCCGGGGAGTAG
- the trxA gene encoding thioredoxin → MAGTLKTVTDASFDQDVLASDKPVLVDFWAEWCGPCRQIAPSLEAIAAEYGDEIEIVKLNIDQNPDTAAKYGVMSIPTLNVYQGGEVVKTIVGAKPKAAILRDLDGFVTIKPVG, encoded by the coding sequence GTGGCCGGCACCCTCAAGACCGTGACCGACGCCAGCTTCGATCAGGACGTCTTGGCCAGTGACAAGCCCGTCCTGGTGGACTTCTGGGCCGAATGGTGCGGCCCGTGCCGCCAGATCGCCCCGTCCCTGGAGGCCATCGCGGCCGAGTACGGCGACGAGATCGAGATCGTCAAGCTGAACATCGACCAGAACCCGGACACCGCCGCCAAGTACGGCGTCATGTCCATCCCGACCCTGAACGTCTACCAGGGCGGCGAGGTCGTCAAGACCATCGTCGGTGCCAAGCCGAAGGCCGCCATCCTGCGCGACCTCGATGGTTTCGTCACCATCAAGCCCGTCGGCTGA
- the yidD gene encoding membrane protein insertion efficiency factor YidD codes for MKYPLLALIKLYQWTISPLLGPVCRYYPSCSHYGFTAIDRHGAVKGTVLTAWRILRCNPWSPGGVDHVPPRKRPRWHEQLRSALRRSRNAQGA; via the coding sequence ATGAAGTACCCGCTGCTCGCTTTGATCAAGCTGTACCAGTGGACGATCAGTCCGCTGCTCGGGCCGGTGTGCCGTTACTACCCCTCGTGCTCGCACTACGGGTTCACGGCCATCGACCGGCATGGTGCGGTGAAGGGGACGGTTCTGACCGCCTGGCGGATCCTGCGGTGCAATCCGTGGTCCCCGGGTGGTGTGGATCATGTCCCACCCCGGAAACGCCCGCGTTGGCACGAGCAGCTGCGCAGTGCGTTGCGTAGATCTCGCAATGCTCAAGGAGCCTGA
- a CDS encoding DUF721 domain-containing protein yields the protein MSDHEKSPGEKSPGEKRPEQRQPERKAPEPSGVDLARQALAAAREQARARGNAATGKNRRQQPGLRSGARADGRDPMPLMAALDRLRTERGWEMPMAVAGVMERWSEIVGPEIAAHCEPERYEDRELHVRCDSSAWAAQLKLLAPQLVARLNAELGQGTVRMIKVSGPGGRPKRHGPWRAPGSTGPGDTYG from the coding sequence GTGAGCGATCACGAGAAGAGCCCCGGGGAGAAGAGCCCCGGGGAGAAGCGACCGGAGCAGAGGCAGCCGGAGCGCAAGGCCCCGGAACCCTCCGGGGTGGACCTGGCGCGACAGGCGCTCGCGGCGGCGCGCGAACAGGCGCGGGCCCGCGGCAACGCGGCGACGGGAAAGAACCGCCGACAGCAGCCCGGTCTGCGATCCGGCGCCCGCGCCGACGGCAGGGACCCGATGCCGTTGATGGCCGCGTTGGACCGGCTGCGCACGGAACGCGGCTGGGAGATGCCGATGGCGGTGGCGGGCGTCATGGAACGCTGGTCGGAGATCGTCGGCCCGGAGATCGCCGCGCACTGTGAACCGGAGCGGTACGAGGACCGTGAGCTTCATGTGCGGTGTGATTCCTCGGCGTGGGCGGCGCAGCTGAAACTGCTGGCTCCGCAGCTCGTGGCGCGGCTGAACGCTGAGCTGGGGCAGGGCACCGTACGGATGATCAAGGTGTCGGGTCCGGGTGGCCGGCCGAAACGGCACGGGCCCTGGCGTGCGCCGGGCAGTACGGGGCCTGGCGACACCTACGGGTGA
- the rnpA gene encoding ribonuclease P protein component, translating into MLSPENRLRRREDFASAVRRGRRAGRPLLVVHLRTSGATDPHEPGEIDPSTRAGFVVSKAVGNAVVRNRVKRRLRHLVRERLPQLPAGSLVVVRALPGSGDAGLDELARDLDAAMQRLLGGAAR; encoded by the coding sequence GTGCTGTCTCCCGAAAATCGGCTGAGGCGGCGCGAGGACTTCGCGAGCGCGGTACGACGGGGCCGGCGGGCAGGACGCCCGCTTCTCGTCGTACACCTACGTACCAGCGGTGCAACGGACCCGCACGAGCCGGGGGAGATCGATCCCTCGACGCGTGCGGGTTTCGTCGTCAGCAAGGCTGTCGGCAACGCTGTCGTACGTAACCGGGTCAAGCGCCGTTTGCGCCATCTTGTCCGCGAACGGCTCCCCCAGCTCCCCGCCGGTAGCCTGGTGGTGGTGCGGGCCTTGCCCGGTTCGGGTGACGCCGGCCTCGACGAGCTGGCCCGTGACCTGGATGCCGCCATGCAGCGGCTACTGGGAGGCGCGGCTCGATGA
- a CDS encoding R3H domain-containing nucleic acid-binding protein, with the protein MTEGTTTAAAEGGDTLTRLEQEGEIAADYLEGLLDIADLDGDIDMDVEADRAAVSIVSDSARDLQKLVGRDGEVLEALQELTRLAVHRETGDRSRLMLDIAGFRAKKREELAVIGAQAAADVKASGEPLKLAPMTPFERKVVHDAVAAAGLKSESEGEEPQRFVVVLPA; encoded by the coding sequence GTGACGGAAGGCACCACCACCGCCGCCGCTGAGGGCGGCGACACCCTCACCCGCCTCGAGCAGGAGGGCGAGATCGCGGCCGACTACCTTGAGGGCCTGCTGGACATCGCCGACCTGGACGGCGACATCGACATGGACGTCGAGGCGGACCGCGCCGCGGTGTCGATCGTCAGCGACTCGGCTCGCGACCTGCAGAAGCTCGTGGGCCGCGACGGTGAGGTCCTGGAGGCCCTGCAGGAACTGACCCGCCTCGCCGTGCACCGCGAGACCGGGGACCGCAGCCGGCTGATGCTGGACATCGCCGGGTTCCGCGCCAAGAAGCGCGAGGAACTGGCCGTGATCGGCGCCCAGGCCGCGGCGGACGTGAAGGCGTCCGGTGAGCCGCTGAAGCTGGCTCCCATGACCCCCTTCGAGCGCAAGGTCGTTCACGACGCCGTGGCGGCCGCCGGTCTGAAGAGCGAGTCCGAGGGCGAGGAGCCGCAGCGCTTCGTCGTTGTGCTTCCGGCCTGA
- a CDS encoding ParA family protein gives MAGSVHREPDVEESDTVRSDANLAGPMADPVPGPRSESPGEDVSRETSPPPLVDNEDTPIGRAAQIAVDALGRAGERLPRPAQTRVMVVANQKGGVGKTTTTVNLAASLALHGARVLVIDLDPQGNASTALGIDHHADVPSIYDVLVDSRPLLEVVQPVVDVEGLFCAPATIDLAGAEIELVSLVARESRLQRAIQAYEQPLDYILIDCPPSLGLLTVNAMVAGAEVLIPIQCEYYALEGLGQLLRNVDLVRAHLNPTLHVSTILLTMYDGRTRLASQVADEVRTHFGKEVLRTSIPRSVRISEAPSYGQTVLTYDPGSSGALSYLEAAREIALRGAGIHYDAQHAHLGAGTNSTQSMAEGIQ, from the coding sequence ATGGCAGGCTCTGTTCATCGCGAGCCTGATGTCGAGGAGAGTGACACCGTGCGGTCCGACGCCAACCTCGCGGGGCCGATGGCCGATCCGGTCCCTGGTCCCCGCTCTGAATCGCCGGGCGAGGATGTTTCACGTGAAACATCGCCTCCGCCCCTAGTGGACAACGAAGACACACCCATCGGTCGAGCCGCCCAGATCGCGGTCGACGCGCTGGGCCGTGCGGGTGAACGCCTTCCTCGACCCGCGCAGACGCGGGTCATGGTGGTGGCGAACCAGAAGGGCGGCGTGGGCAAGACCACGACGACCGTCAATCTGGCGGCCTCGCTGGCCCTGCACGGTGCGCGGGTGCTGGTGATCGACCTCGACCCGCAGGGCAACGCCTCCACGGCCCTGGGCATCGACCATCACGCGGACGTGCCGTCCATCTACGACGTGCTCGTGGACAGCCGGCCCCTGCTGGAGGTCGTCCAGCCGGTGGTGGACGTGGAGGGCCTGTTCTGTGCCCCGGCGACGATCGACCTGGCGGGTGCCGAGATCGAGTTGGTGTCTCTGGTCGCCCGCGAGAGCCGGCTCCAGCGGGCGATCCAGGCGTACGAGCAGCCGCTGGACTACATCCTGATCGACTGCCCGCCCTCACTGGGGCTGCTGACGGTGAACGCCATGGTCGCGGGCGCCGAGGTACTGATCCCGATCCAGTGCGAGTACTACGCCCTGGAGGGTCTGGGGCAGCTGCTGCGCAACGTCGATCTGGTGCGGGCCCACCTGAACCCGACGCTGCACGTGTCGACGATCCTGCTGACCATGTACGACGGCAGGACACGGCTGGCCTCGCAGGTGGCGGACGAGGTGCGCACGCACTTCGGCAAGGAGGTGCTGAGGACCAGCATCCCGCGCTCGGTGCGCATCTCCGAGGCGCCGAGCTACGGGCAGACGGTTCTCACGTACGACCCGGGCTCCAGCGGAGCCCTTTCCTACCTGGAAGCCGCGCGGGAGATCGCGCTGCGGGGGGCCGGAATCCATTACGACGCCCAGCACGCCCATCTGGGCGCGGGCACGAACAGCACGCAGAGCATGGCGGAGGGGATCCAGTGA
- the yidC gene encoding membrane protein insertase YidC: MDTIASLFSFITTPVSWIIVQFHTVYGAIFGADSGWAWGLSIVSLVILIRICLIPLFVKQIKSTRGMQALQPKMKAIQERYKNDKQRQSEEMMKLYKETGTNPLSSCLPILAQSPFFFALYHVLANIANGKPIGYINESLLVSAQKAHIFGAPLAAKFTDSAEKIASLDASVTSVRVVTAVMIVMMSLSQFYTQRQLMQKNVDLSVKTPFMQQQKMLMYIFPVIFAVMGINFPVGVLVYWLTTNLWTMGQQMYVINQNPTPGSKAQDQYLTRLVKHVTTHGTIKGRGKKKIVAAIVAKGPDRNDNERKFITALTKQGMAAQADGSVIKSSEATADEDAASGGVATKRQQPKRQTKSKRQTPPSKPSKK, from the coding sequence GTGGACACGATTGCCAGTCTGTTCAGCTTTATCACCACACCCGTGTCATGGATCATCGTCCAGTTCCACACGGTGTACGGCGCGATCTTCGGCGCCGACAGTGGATGGGCCTGGGGCCTGTCCATCGTGTCCCTGGTGATCTTGATTCGTATCTGCCTGATCCCGCTCTTCGTGAAGCAGATCAAGTCGACGCGTGGCATGCAGGCGCTCCAGCCGAAGATGAAGGCGATCCAGGAGCGCTACAAGAACGACAAGCAGCGTCAGTCCGAAGAGATGATGAAGCTGTACAAGGAGACGGGTACCAACCCGCTCTCCTCGTGCCTTCCGATCCTCGCGCAGTCGCCGTTCTTCTTCGCGCTCTACCACGTGCTCGCGAACATCGCCAACGGCAAGCCGATCGGCTACATCAACGAGTCGCTGCTGGTGAGCGCCCAGAAGGCACACATCTTCGGAGCCCCGCTCGCCGCGAAGTTCACGGACAGCGCCGAGAAGATCGCCAGCCTGGACGCCTCGGTGACCAGCGTCCGCGTCGTGACCGCGGTCATGATCGTGATGATGTCGCTGTCGCAGTTCTACACGCAGCGCCAGCTGATGCAGAAGAACGTCGACCTCTCGGTCAAGACGCCGTTCATGCAGCAGCAGAAGATGCTGATGTACATCTTCCCGGTGATCTTCGCCGTCATGGGCATCAACTTCCCCGTCGGTGTCCTCGTCTACTGGCTGACCACGAACCTGTGGACCATGGGCCAGCAGATGTACGTGATCAACCAGAACCCGACGCCGGGAAGCAAGGCCCAGGACCAGTACCTGACCCGCCTGGTCAAGCACGTCACCACGCACGGCACCATCAAGGGCCGCGGCAAGAAGAAGATCGTCGCCGCGATCGTGGCCAAGGGCCCGGACCGCAACGACAACGAGCGCAAGTTCATCACCGCGCTGACGAAGCAGGGCATGGCCGCGCAGGCGGACGGCTCCGTGATCAAGAGTTCTGAGGCCACGGCCGATGAGGACGCGGCGAGCGGCGGTGTCGCGACCAAGCGGCAGCAGCCCAAGCGGCAGACGAAGTCGAAGCGTCAGACGCCCCCCAGCAAGCCCTCCAAGAAGTAG
- a CDS encoding GNAT family N-acetyltransferase, translating into MGRRLVPLTLDNLQDLPRRCRACVFWELDPVTGEAAVKAGTPELEKEAWISAVLLEWGSCGRVVYVDEVPVGFVLYAPPAYVPRAASFPTSPVSPDAVQLITAWIMPGYQGQGLGRVMVQTVAKDLLRRGFRAIEAFGDARWERPACLLPADHLLSVGFKTVRPHPAHPRLRLELRSTLSWKEDVELALDRLLGGARARKEPALRPL; encoded by the coding sequence ATGGGTCGTCGGTTGGTGCCGCTCACGCTGGACAACCTCCAGGATCTGCCCCGACGTTGCCGCGCCTGCGTGTTCTGGGAGCTCGATCCGGTCACCGGTGAGGCCGCCGTGAAGGCGGGTACTCCGGAGCTGGAGAAGGAGGCGTGGATCTCCGCCGTCCTGCTGGAGTGGGGCTCGTGCGGCCGAGTGGTCTACGTCGACGAGGTGCCGGTGGGCTTCGTGCTCTACGCACCACCGGCGTACGTGCCGCGTGCTGCTTCGTTCCCCACCAGCCCGGTGTCTCCGGACGCGGTGCAGTTGATCACGGCGTGGATCATGCCCGGATACCAGGGCCAGGGCCTGGGGCGGGTCATGGTCCAGACGGTCGCGAAAGACCTGCTGCGGCGGGGCTTCCGGGCGATCGAGGCATTCGGGGACGCACGCTGGGAACGTCCGGCCTGTCTGCTGCCGGCGGACCATCTGCTGTCGGTGGGCTTCAAGACGGTACGGCCGCACCCGGCGCACCCGAGGTTGCGGCTGGAGCTGCGCTCGACGCTGTCGTGGAAGGAAGACGTGGAGTTGGCGCTGGACCGGCTGTTGGGCGGAGCCCGTGCGCGCAAGGAGCCGGCGCTGCGCCCGTTGTGA
- the rpmH gene encoding 50S ribosomal protein L34 — translation MSKRTFQPNNRRRAKTHGFRLRMRTRAGRAILANRRGKGRAALSA, via the coding sequence GTGAGCAAGCGCACCTTCCAGCCGAACAACCGCCGTCGTGCCAAGACCCACGGCTTCCGCCTGCGGATGCGTACCCGTGCCGGCCGCGCGATTCTCGCGAACCGCCGCGGCAAGGGCCGCGCCGCCCTTTCCGCGTAA
- the rsmG gene encoding 16S rRNA (guanine(527)-N(7))-methyltransferase RsmG gives MTEAAELPPAPEEARAVFGEFFPEAVRYAELLADAGVQRGLIGPREVPRLWERHLLNCAVLSEVVPEGVTVCDVGSGAGLPGIPLALVRRDLKITLLEPLLRRTNFLQEAVELLGLDHVTVVRGRAEEVLGKVQPVHVVTARAVAPLDRLAGWGVPLLRPYGEMLALKGDTAEEELVAAKVALAKLGVVKTSVLHVGEGVVDPLSTVVRVEVGESPGGVRFAAKRAKAARTSRTRRRR, from the coding sequence GTGACGGAGGCAGCTGAGCTTCCCCCGGCGCCCGAAGAGGCGCGTGCGGTATTCGGCGAGTTTTTCCCGGAAGCCGTGCGGTACGCGGAGCTGCTGGCGGACGCGGGGGTCCAGCGCGGTCTGATCGGCCCCCGTGAGGTGCCCAGGTTGTGGGAGCGGCACCTGTTGAACTGCGCGGTCCTCTCCGAGGTCGTGCCCGAAGGCGTCACCGTGTGCGATGTGGGCTCCGGCGCCGGTCTCCCCGGAATCCCCCTGGCGCTGGTGCGCCGGGATCTGAAGATCACGTTGCTGGAACCGCTGCTGCGTCGGACGAACTTCCTCCAGGAAGCCGTGGAGCTGCTGGGTCTCGACCACGTCACCGTGGTGCGCGGCCGGGCCGAGGAGGTCCTCGGCAAGGTGCAGCCCGTGCACGTGGTGACGGCGCGCGCGGTGGCCCCGCTCGACCGGCTGGCCGGCTGGGGTGTTCCCCTGCTGCGCCCGTACGGAGAGATGCTGGCGCTCAAGGGTGACACCGCCGAGGAGGAGCTGGTGGCGGCGAAGGTCGCGCTGGCGAAGCTCGGTGTGGTGAAGACCTCGGTTCTGCACGTGGGCGAGGGCGTCGTGGACCCCCTGTCCACGGTGGTGCGGGTCGAGGTGGGCGAGAGCCCCGGCGGGGTGAGGTTCGCGGCCAAACGGGCCAAGGCCGCCCGGACGAGTCGTACGCGCCGCCGCCGCTGA